One Hydrogenophaga crassostreae genomic region harbors:
- a CDS encoding S1 family peptidase: protein MTKDSTSSTTALPHSAPAAVDPLFLAAPRVSTFLGTYALTNASGFFFERDNHLFLVTSRHVVVDQATEHRPDRIEIELHTDAADLTKSTRFSLPLYADGESLWRQGKDSGGDIDVAVIEMDRERLPAGAIVRAFSPEHMPRTFGEVPVDAPLLVVGFPLGFHDTVHHLPVVRTTGIASPYGIRFQGKGFFLTDARTHRGTSGAAVVMRDTSPGEHTSELPWKLLGVHSSRMDMGNRDLVRDESLGLNCAWYASILVTLTQDQPPPFPDGSSTL, encoded by the coding sequence GTGACCAAAGATTCCACATCGTCAACGACCGCATTGCCACACTCTGCGCCTGCCGCAGTGGATCCGCTTTTTCTGGCCGCTCCCAGGGTCTCGACCTTTCTCGGAACCTATGCACTGACCAATGCCAGCGGCTTCTTCTTCGAGCGTGACAACCACTTGTTTCTGGTCACCAGCCGCCACGTGGTGGTCGACCAGGCCACAGAACACCGGCCCGATCGCATTGAAATCGAACTGCACACCGATGCCGCCGATCTCACCAAGTCGACGCGGTTCTCCTTGCCACTTTACGCCGACGGCGAATCGCTGTGGCGCCAGGGCAAAGACAGCGGGGGCGACATCGACGTCGCCGTGATCGAGATGGACCGGGAAAGACTCCCAGCCGGCGCCATCGTGCGCGCCTTTTCGCCTGAGCACATGCCCAGGACCTTTGGTGAAGTTCCTGTGGATGCACCGCTGCTGGTGGTGGGTTTTCCACTGGGTTTTCACGACACCGTCCACCACCTGCCCGTGGTTCGCACCACGGGCATCGCTTCGCCGTATGGCATTCGTTTTCAAGGGAAAGGCTTCTTTCTCACAGACGCACGCACCCACCGCGGCACCAGTGGTGCGGCCGTGGTGATGCGCGACACCTCGCCCGGCGAGCACACATCCGAATTGCCCTGGAAGTTGCTCGGCGTGCACTCTTCCCGCATGGACATGGGCAACCGCGACCTGGTGCGCGACGAATCTCTGGGTCTCAATTGCGCGTGGTATGCCAGCATCCTTGTCACGCTCACACAGGATCAGCCCCCCCCTTTCCCTGATGGTTCAAGTACGTTGTGA
- a CDS encoding DUF938 domain-containing protein, with product MNDLPFSPAADRNKHAILEVMQRVLPAGGRMLEVASGTGQHAAWLGANMPGWEWQPTETNSTALPTIAAWARQASATNVKAPCLLNATDPQWPADDETLASDFAQPFDAVSCSNMLHIAPWNACLGLVAGAARHLKPGGLLMIYGPFLEEGVVTTQSNLNFDASLRSQNPQWGLRQRVAVEAAAQLVGLVPIERIAMPANNLMLVFRRA from the coding sequence ATGAACGACCTGCCTTTCAGTCCCGCTGCGGATCGCAACAAACATGCCATTCTTGAAGTCATGCAGCGGGTGCTGCCCGCAGGCGGGCGCATGCTCGAGGTGGCCTCAGGAACGGGCCAGCATGCGGCCTGGCTGGGCGCCAACATGCCTGGCTGGGAGTGGCAGCCCACCGAAACCAACAGCACGGCCCTGCCCACCATCGCTGCCTGGGCGCGGCAAGCCTCTGCCACCAATGTCAAGGCCCCTTGCCTGCTCAATGCCACCGATCCGCAATGGCCAGCCGACGACGAAACGCTGGCCAGCGACTTTGCGCAGCCCTTTGATGCGGTGTCTTGCTCAAACATGTTGCACATCGCCCCCTGGAATGCCTGCCTGGGTCTGGTGGCCGGGGCTGCCCGCCATCTCAAACCGGGCGGGCTCCTGATGATTTACGGGCCATTCCTTGAAGAGGGCGTTGTCACGACCCAAAGCAACCTCAATTTTGATGCCAGCTTGCGCAGTCAGAATCCCCAATGGGGCCTCAGGCAGCGCGTTGCGGTTGAAGCAGCCGCGCAGCTTGTGGGTCTGGTACCGATCGAACGGATCGCCATGCCCGCCAACAACCTGATGCTGGTGTTCAGACGCGCCTAA
- a CDS encoding SOS response-associated peptidase family protein yields the protein MTELGPLTWPVETWPAETYPGYLAPILTAQQGAAGTRVSLARFGLVPRWCRDTAHAATVGRGTYNARCETVQEKPSFRSAWRERCFALVPMLNYFEPCWETGRAVRWRVEAADGKPLLAAALHECWIQPDTGQAVHSFSLLTANADSHALLNRLHRPGDEKRQLRLLGASEGFVWLRQPADQALSWLDRQPGVALIGQAAPLRSDPQGTLPF from the coding sequence ATGACCGAGCTGGGTCCTCTGACCTGGCCTGTCGAAACCTGGCCGGCGGAGACCTATCCCGGCTATCTCGCTCCCATTCTCACGGCGCAGCAAGGGGCAGCAGGCACGCGGGTGAGTCTGGCCCGTTTCGGACTGGTTCCGCGTTGGTGCCGTGACACCGCCCATGCGGCCACGGTGGGCCGCGGTACCTACAACGCGCGGTGTGAAACCGTGCAGGAAAAGCCCAGTTTCCGCAGCGCCTGGCGCGAGCGGTGTTTTGCCCTTGTGCCGATGTTGAATTATTTCGAGCCTTGCTGGGAAACCGGGCGCGCGGTGCGTTGGCGGGTTGAGGCGGCGGACGGAAAACCCCTGCTGGCCGCCGCGTTGCACGAATGCTGGATTCAGCCCGACACGGGTCAGGCGGTGCACAGTTTCTCTTTGCTCACCGCCAATGCCGACAGCCATGCCTTGCTCAATCGCTTGCACCGCCCGGGGGACGAAAAGCGCCAGTTGCGCTTGCTTGGGGCCAGCGAGGGGTTCGTCTGGCTGAGGCAGCCCGCTGATCAGGCTTTGTCATGGCTGGACCGCCAGCCCGGGGTGGCGCTGATTGGGCAGGCCGCACCGCTTCGGTCAGACCCTCAGGGCACGCTGCCTTTTTAG
- a CDS encoding leucine-rich repeat-containing protein kinase family protein, with translation MNTLEQLRRGDLAGATRLDLSCGLTELPKEVFDLAETLEVLNLSGNRLTGLPDDMGRLNKLKILFGSNNLFTRLPESLGDCAALEVVGFKATRIREVGPEALPPLLRWLILTDNAIERLPDALGERPALQKLMLAGNRLQALPDGLANAHRLELLRLSANCFASLPPWLTRLPRLAWLALAGNPLGWQTPAPAPLPSVSWSQLQVNELLGEGASGHIHRVTLPSGDARALKLFKGTVTSDGLPEHEIAGSLAIGPHPGLCTPVAELEQHPQGVRGMLLPLLPPSHKALAGPPSMDSCTRDVYAPGFELSAEAAFRVGQQMVAGLAHLHARGVMHGDFYAHNILWNPANGDAMLSDMGAATVLPAEQPALAHALLQLEVRALGCLFEELVCHVSKTDAGTPGVRALQAAADACLAPDPVARPDLATLVTRWSL, from the coding sequence GTGAACACACTGGAACAACTGCGCCGCGGCGATCTCGCAGGTGCCACACGACTGGATCTGAGCTGCGGTCTAACCGAGCTGCCCAAAGAGGTTTTTGATCTGGCTGAAACGCTGGAGGTGCTGAACCTCAGTGGCAACCGGTTGACCGGATTGCCTGATGACATGGGGCGTTTGAACAAGCTGAAGATCCTGTTCGGCTCCAACAACCTGTTCACGCGCCTGCCGGAGTCACTGGGTGACTGTGCGGCATTGGAGGTCGTGGGTTTTAAGGCCACACGCATTCGCGAAGTGGGTCCAGAAGCCTTGCCGCCCTTGCTGCGCTGGCTGATCCTGACCGACAACGCCATCGAGCGCCTGCCCGATGCCTTGGGTGAGCGCCCTGCGTTGCAGAAGCTCATGCTGGCCGGAAACCGGCTTCAGGCCTTGCCGGACGGCTTGGCCAATGCGCACCGGCTTGAGTTGTTGCGCCTTTCGGCCAACTGCTTTGCAAGCCTGCCACCCTGGCTCACCCGTTTGCCGCGCTTGGCCTGGTTGGCGTTGGCAGGCAATCCTTTGGGTTGGCAAACGCCTGCTCCCGCACCGTTGCCGAGCGTGTCCTGGTCTCAACTGCAGGTGAATGAGCTGTTGGGTGAGGGCGCTTCAGGCCACATCCACCGGGTGACTTTGCCCAGTGGCGACGCGCGGGCGCTCAAGTTGTTCAAGGGTACGGTCACCAGCGACGGCTTGCCCGAGCACGAAATCGCCGGCTCACTGGCCATAGGGCCTCACCCCGGGCTGTGCACCCCGGTGGCCGAGCTGGAGCAGCATCCGCAAGGCGTGCGCGGCATGCTGTTGCCACTGCTGCCGCCCAGCCACAAGGCCTTGGCGGGGCCGCCGAGCATGGACTCTTGCACCCGCGATGTGTACGCGCCAGGGTTTGAATTGTCGGCCGAGGCCGCTTTTCGGGTCGGGCAGCAGATGGTGGCCGGTTTGGCGCACCTGCATGCGCGCGGCGTGATGCATGGAGACTTTTATGCCCACAATATCCTGTGGAATCCGGCCAATGGCGATGCCATGTTGAGCGACATGGGGGCGGCGACGGTGTTGCCGGCCGAGCAACCGGCGCTTGCGCATGCGTTGTTGCAGCTGGAGGTGCGCGCCCTGGGTTGTTTGTTCGAAGAACTGGTTTGCCATGTGTCGAAGACCGATGCCGGAACCCCCGGGGTGAGGGCTCTGCAGGCCGCCGCGGATGCCTGCCTGGCGCCCGACCCTGTCGCCCGTCCCGACCTCGCCACTTTGGTCACCCGGTGGAGCCTTTGA
- a CDS encoding YeeE/YedE family protein, giving the protein MNVLSQTLFPFGWQHYLAGGLMIGAGVSLLFVLTGLVGGMSSVFSSTWSFFSRQPYFQQARFLDTRQWRLVYALGLVLGAAAWWLIFSDGTPGNTQVPVWALLVGGFLVGYGARLGNGCTSGHGICGLGSLQWPSLLAVLTFMATAFLTANLVAWSLS; this is encoded by the coding sequence ATGAACGTACTCTCTCAAACACTTTTCCCTTTTGGCTGGCAACACTACCTGGCTGGCGGCCTGATGATCGGCGCAGGCGTGTCCTTGCTGTTTGTACTCACCGGCCTGGTCGGGGGCATGAGCTCGGTCTTTTCCAGCACCTGGTCTTTTTTCTCACGCCAGCCCTATTTCCAGCAGGCCCGCTTCCTCGACACGCGCCAGTGGCGGCTGGTCTACGCACTCGGACTGGTTCTGGGCGCCGCCGCCTGGTGGCTGATTTTTTCCGATGGCACACCGGGCAACACGCAGGTCCCTGTCTGGGCCCTGCTCGTGGGTGGTTTTCTGGTGGGCTATGGGGCGCGTCTGGGCAACGGATGCACCTCGGGTCATGGCATTTGCGGTTTGGGATCGCTGCAATGGCCCTCGCTGCTCGCGGTGCTGACCTTCATGGCCACGGCCTTTCTCACCGCCAATCTGGTTGCCTGGAGCCTCTCATGA
- a CDS encoding DUF6691 family protein → MSTPAPLTAVRALAVLASGALFGFGLALSTMVQPEVVLGFLRFSDYGLALVMGGAVVVTLIAYKLIPLKLKAPLLGGYFHWHVSHWNRDTLVGAAVFGIGWGLCGVCPGPAIAGLGTGNWSLLWALGGIALGAGAQGLLARAPAPSSPSR, encoded by the coding sequence ATGAGCACCCCCGCACCACTGACAGCAGTTCGAGCACTCGCCGTGCTCGCCAGCGGCGCCCTGTTCGGCTTTGGCCTGGCGCTGTCCACCATGGTGCAGCCCGAGGTGGTACTGGGATTTTTGCGTTTTAGCGACTACGGGCTGGCCCTGGTGATGGGCGGCGCCGTGGTGGTCACACTGATCGCTTACAAGCTCATACCCCTGAAACTCAAAGCCCCCCTTCTGGGTGGCTACTTTCATTGGCACGTGAGCCACTGGAACCGCGACACGCTGGTTGGCGCGGCGGTATTTGGCATTGGCTGGGGCCTTTGCGGCGTTTGCCCAGGGCCTGCCATCGCCGGCCTGGGCACGGGCAACTGGAGCCTGCTCTGGGCCCTGGGTGGCATCGCACTGGGCGCGGGGGCTCAAGGTTTGCTGGCCAGAGCACCTGCACCGTCTTCGCCAAGCCGATAG
- a CDS encoding tellurite resistance TerB family protein has translation MLQTLKTLFSHLAGPTEEESSAEAIHQLQLSTAVLLVEVIRAEPTMDAPERSAIVQALGKRFQMSSDELSDLIEMAQDTAKTAYDYQRFTSLMNERYSQAQKIEVVESMWTVAYADAHLDANENHVISKVAGLLHVTHGEYIGAKMRAKEAAAIA, from the coding sequence ATGTTGCAAACCCTCAAAACGCTTTTCTCTCACCTCGCCGGCCCAACCGAAGAAGAAAGCTCGGCCGAGGCGATCCACCAATTGCAATTGTCCACAGCCGTGCTGCTCGTCGAAGTCATTCGGGCCGAACCCACCATGGACGCTCCGGAACGCAGTGCCATCGTGCAAGCCCTTGGCAAGCGATTCCAGATGTCCAGCGACGAGCTCTCCGACTTGATTGAAATGGCGCAAGACACCGCCAAAACCGCCTACGACTACCAGCGTTTCACCAGTCTGATGAACGAGCGGTACTCGCAAGCGCAGAAGATAGAGGTGGTCGAATCCATGTGGACGGTCGCCTACGCAGATGCCCATCTGGATGCCAACGAGAACCACGTGATCAGCAAGGTCGCTGGTCTCCTGCATGTGACCCATGGCGAGTACATAGGTGCCAAGATGCGGGCCAAAGAAGCGGCTGCCATCGCCTAA
- a CDS encoding RcnB family protein — MTIRILLPLAVVAALGLSATSTFAETNDKRGRVIIIDQGRSDRNEHRQDRREDRRDARRDVREHRSDRRQDRQDRREGLRDDRRNDRWDNRDDHRWSHRDDRRHPGVRYYYNARGPEFSRGRHLPHDLRISQYVVVNPRSHHLSAPPRGHHWVQVGGDYVLVAIATGIIANIIFNH, encoded by the coding sequence ATGACCATTCGCATCCTTCTACCGCTCGCCGTCGTCGCTGCTCTGGGTTTGAGCGCCACATCGACCTTTGCCGAAACCAACGACAAGCGTGGGCGGGTGATCATCATCGATCAGGGCAGATCCGATCGCAACGAACACCGGCAAGACCGACGGGAAGACCGCCGCGACGCGCGACGCGATGTGCGCGAACACCGCTCGGACCGCCGCCAGGATCGCCAGGATCGCCGGGAGGGCCTCCGGGACGATCGCCGGAATGATCGCTGGGACAACCGCGATGACCACCGCTGGAGCCATCGCGATGATCGACGCCATCCAGGGGTTCGTTACTACTACAACGCGCGGGGACCCGAATTTTCCCGAGGGCGCCACCTTCCACACGACCTGCGCATTTCGCAATACGTGGTGGTGAATCCGCGCAGCCACCATTTGAGCGCGCCTCCACGCGGCCACCACTGGGTTCAAGTCGGTGGCGACTATGTCTTGGTCGCGATCGCCACCGGCATCATCGCCAACATCATCTTCAACCACTGA